One Paramisgurnus dabryanus chromosome 10, PD_genome_1.1, whole genome shotgun sequence genomic region harbors:
- the LOC135745211 gene encoding uncharacterized protein, whose translation MANIVPKSKAKGVDFCGSSYYYYIIRSDLGCYLQSSDFSKGSDLTIFNLHPSCQNGDHYLANKDGNFYIIKGKFYRKVTDLSRDDSAVIASLHPNCQGGDNYLAAFGFFYIIFKERGVYRKTSDLSLDSNAVEYKLHPNCSNGLYYWGLPDNYYFLKPDSQGGVEYYKGSNFNKDQCVAVYSVHPDVVNFLPGGLSITKGPTFGRWQKIKHISNNSTTPVTRNEKVTKEVGYSKEKMTRITHNWKMNGSSLSLEPGDLTSLITKYQFSLSTEYGGLRVNTEKERWDEVTKVEEGLTFELKPGESLNLWQYQLGFCDEPVLFCRDLKINDVSDSPN comes from the coding sequence ATGGCAAACATCGTCCCCAAGAGCAAAGCTAAAGGTGTCGATTTCTGTGGATCGTCATACTACTACTATATAATCCGCTCTGATCTTGGCTGCTATTTGCAGTCAAGTGATTTTAGTAAAGGGTCAGATCTCACTATATTCAATCTGCACCCCTCCTGTCAAAATGGAGATCATTATCTGGCCAACAAGGATGGCAACTTTTACATCATTAAAGGTAAATTCTACCGCAAAGTCACTGACCTGTCAAGAGACGACAGTGCTGTAATTGCCAGCCTTCATCCTAACTGCCAGGGTGGAGACAACTACCTCGCAGCCTTTGGCTTTTTTTACATCATCTTTAAAGAAAGGGGAGTTTACAGAAAAACATCAGACCTGAGTCTTGACTCAAATGCTGTAGAATACAAGCTACATCCCAATTGCAGTAATGGTCTCTATTACTGGGGTCTGCCAGATAACTACTACTTTCTCAAGCCAGACTCACAGGGGGGAGTTGAATACTATAAAGGTTCCAACTTCAATAAAGATCAATGTGTTGCTGTCTATTCTGTTCACCCTGATGTTGTCAACTTTTTGCCTGGCGGGCTGTCAATAACTAAAGGCCCAACATTTGGCAGGTGGCAAAAGATTAAACACATAAGTAATAACAGCACCACACCAGTGACACGGAATGAGAAAGTTACTAAAGAGGTTGGATACAGTAAAGAGAAGATGACACGGATAACACACAACTGGAAGATGAATGGGTCATCATTGTCACTGGAACCTGGAGATCTTACATCACTGATTACAAAGTACCAGTTCTCCTTATCTACAGAATATGGAGGTTTACGTGTGAACACTGAGAAAGAACGCTGGGACGAAGTGACTAAGGTAGAAGAAGGGCTAACGTTTGAGCTGAAGCCAGGCGAGAGTTTAAATCTGTGGCAGTACCAACTGGGTTTTTGTGATGAACCAGTGTTGTTCTGTCGTGATTTAAAGATCAATGATGTTTCGGATTCCCCCAACTGA